The proteins below come from a single Sorghum bicolor cultivar BTx623 chromosome 4, Sorghum_bicolor_NCBIv3, whole genome shotgun sequence genomic window:
- the LOC8066516 gene encoding glycerol-3-phosphate 2-O-acyltransferase 6 translates to MAPAASARFPPVSSYDASARTRRTAAADLDGTLLASSSAFPYYFLVALEAGSCLRAAALLLVAPLLLALYTLVSEAAAIALLAFVTFAGLRVRDVEAVARGVLPRHYAAGVRADTWTVFRGCGEGRRVVVTASPAVMVGEFVREFLGAEVAGTELETFSAFGAARFTGRIKAVLVGERKAEVVRRLFAGGEMPDVGLGDRESDHDFMAICKEAYMVPPDKRAARAAADTLLSRSVFHDGRLVQRPDPAQALFALAYLPLGFLLALFRVFFNLMMPLRLVRHTYRLTGIRLRVRGTPPPPPAPGAPGSLLVCNHRTALDPIILSVALGRPVSCVTYSASRLSTAISPIRAVALSRDRATDAARMAALLAEGDVVVCPEGTTCREPCLLRFSALFAELTDRIVPVAMEARQGTYYGSTARGWKWLDPYFFYMNPRPGYDVTFLPPLRPEETCGAGGRSAVDVANHVQRVIAKELGFQCTTLTRKDKYMKLAGNDGSVAARAKKDAADDNAATVTTTKKFV, encoded by the exons ATGGCCCCCGCGGCGAGCGCGAGGTTCCCACCGGTGTCATCCTACGACGCGTCCGCACGCACCCGCCGAACCGCCGCCGCGGACCTGGACGGCACGCTGCTCGCGTCCTCCTCGGCGTTCCCCTACTACTTCCTCGTGGCGCTCGAGGCCGGCTCGTGCCTCCGCGCGGCGGCGCTCCTCCTCGTGGCTCCGCTCCTGCTAGCGCTCTACACGCTGGTGTCCGAGGCGGCGGCCATCGCGCTGCTGGCGTTCGTCACGTTCGCGGGGCTGCGCGTGCGCGACGTCGAGGCCGTCGCCCGCGGCGTCCTGCCGCGGCACTACGCGGCCGGCGTGCGCGCCGACACCTGGACCGTGTTCCGCGGCTGCGGCGAGGGGAGGAGGGTCGTCGTCACCGCGTCCCCCGCCGTCATGGTGGGCGAGTTCGTACGCGAGTTCCTTGGTGCTGAGGTCGCTGGCACCGAGCTCGAGACCTTCTCCGCGTTCGGCGCCGCCAGGTTTACGGGGAGGATCAAGGCCGTGCTCGTCGGGGAGAGGAAGGCGGAGGTCGTCCGGCGGCTCTTCGCCGGTGGGGAGATGCCCGACGTCGGGCTTGGGGACCGCGAGAGTGACCATGACTTCATGGCCATCTGCAAG GAAGCTTACATGGTGCCTCCGGACAAGCGCGCGGCGCGTGCGGCCGCCGACACGCTGCTGTCCCGCTCCGTCTTCCACGACGGCCGCCTCGTCCAGCGCCCGGACCCGGCGCAGGCGCTGTTCGCGCTGGCCTACCTCCCGCTGGGCTTCCTGCTGGCGCTGTTCCGCGTCTTCTTCAACCTCATGATGCCGCTACGCCTGGTCCGCCACACGTACCGCCTGACGGGGATCCGCCTCCGCGTCCGgggcacgccgccgccgcccccggcGCCGGGCGCCCCGGGTTCGCTGCTGGTCTGCAACCACCGCACGGCGCTGGACCCGATCATCCTGTCCGTGGCGCTGGGTCGCCCCGTGTCGTGCGTCACGTACAGCGCGAGCCGCCTCTCGACGGCGATCTCGCCGATCCGGGCCGTCGCGCTGTCCCGGGACCGCGCCACCGACGCGGCGCGCATGGCGGCGCTGCTGGCGGAGGGCGACGTCGTCGTGTGCCCCGAGGGGACCACGTGCCGGGAGCCCTGCCTGCTCCGGTTCTCGGCGCTGTTCGCCGAGCTCACGGACCGGATCGTGCCCGTGGCCATGGAGGCGCGGCAGGGCACCTACTACGGGTCGACGGCGAGGGGGTGGAAGTGGCTCGACCCCTACTTCTTCTACATGAACCCGCGGCCAGGCTACGACGTCACGTTCCTGCCGCCGCTGCGGCCGGAGGAGACGTGCGGCGCCGGCGGGAGGAGCGCCGTCGACGTGGCTAACCACGTGCAGAGGGTCATCGCCAAGGAGCTCGGGTTCCAGTGCACCACGCTCACCAGGAAGGACAAGTACATGAAGCTCGCCGGCAACGACGGCTCGGTCGCCGCCAGGGCTAAAAAGGACGCCGCCGATGATAACGCTGCCACGGTCACCACCACCAAGAAGTTTGTATGA
- the LOC8085195 gene encoding uncharacterized protein LOC8085195, with product MASVSAKNQEDTEADSLREDAEEESNAADSAAAAATAPPPPAPPSKSFQEGANGSPEAGGRDPSPTTAAAAERKGEETMSSAPTGGKPSLPPRPISVSTARGPSSASGKPLPPRPTSREEVVASGTAEKGKGKTSKDKDQKAEAEKVPRKLKGQVKSWLEKVQNKQIWRKVLHRIRNNRNHTIMNPHVNYQKVHMAGIIRHYSLLERVAEQGFHSNVLELCRAYSEFRPVLGDGECFYRSFIFSYLEQVLDRQDTHEEHRILAAVKGVARQHARLGWASEFSSSHKAFKKLIKKVMRWKTHSRWKHVPTINSYRTEKLLEFFSSYDKTNDIFTFLRLVAAIWICSHSEEFEPLIPELNEGYTLTDWCSREVIQRKVFTDHIQIIALVRALGVPLRVEYLFQEVGQDLYTGQTSEDDISICICLPCHHHVLPPAHQVPRVTVLYSDQHYDVIYPYCADGKVILTDVRSSQQSDKIECPTAAKSPSQHQGSSYSDEKSSQRLTG from the exons ATGGCCTCCGTCTCCGCAAAGAACCAAGAAGACACCGAAGCCGACTCGCTGCGCGAGGACGCCGAGGAGGAGTCCAACGCCGCCGACTCCGCAGCCGCCGCTGCTACAGCGCCGCCTCCTCCCGCTCCGCCGTCCAAGAGCTTCCAAGAAGGGGCCAATGGGTCACCGGAGGCCGGAGGCCGAGACCCCTCCCCCACCACGGCCGCGGCGGCCGAGCGGAAGGGCGAGGAGACCATGTCCTCGGCGCCCACGGGCGGCAAGCCCTCTCTTCCTCCACGCCCGATTTCCGTCTCGACAGCCAGGGGGCCGAGCTCCGCGAGCGGCAAGCCTCTCCCGCCACGCCCGACGTCTCgcgaggaggtggtggcgaGCGGCACGGCGGAGAAGGGCAAGGGCAAGACGAGCAAGGACAAGGACCAGAAAGCCGAGGCCGAGAAAGTACCGAGGAAACTCAAGGGCCAG GTGAAATCGTGGCTCGAAAAGGTTCAAAACAAACAGATATGGAGAAAG GTTTTGCACAGGATAAGGAACAATCGAAATCACACAATAATGAATCCTCATGTGAACTACCAG AAAGTACACATGGCTGGGATCATTAGGCATTACAGTCTCCTTGAAAGGGTCGCTGAGCAAGGGTTTCATTCAAATGTACTCGAACTTTGTCGTGCCTATTCTGAATTTAGGCCAGTGCTTGGAGATGGTGAGTGTTTCTACAGGAGCTTCATATTTTCCTACCTT GAGCAAGTTCTTGATAGGCAGGATACACATGAGGAGCACCGTATTCTTGCTGCTGTTAAAGGGGTGGCTAGGCAACATGCACGCCTTGGGTGGGCTTCTGAATTTTCCAGTAGCCACAAA GCATTTAAGAAGCTGATAAAGAAAGTAATGAGATGGAAGACACACAGCAGATGGAAGCATGTACCAACAATTAACAG CTACCGCACCGAGAAACTTCTTGAATTCTTCAGTAGTTATGACAAGACAAATGACA TTTTTACTTTCCTCAGATTGGTAGCAGCTATCTGGATATGCTCGCACAGTGAAGAGTTTGAACCACTTATACCTGAGCTCAATGAAGGTTACACTCTAACCGAT TGGTGCTCTCGAGAAGTTATCCAGCGTAAGGTCTTCACAGATCATATTCAGATAATAGCATTGGTAAGGGCACTTGGGGTGCCGCTGCGAGTGGAGTACCTCTTTCAAGAAGTTGGTCAAGACCTGTACACTGGGCAAACCTCTGAGGATGATATCTCAATCTGCATATGTTTACCATGTCATCATCATGTACTACCCCCTGCTCATCAAGTTCCTCGTGTGACTGTGCTATACTCAGATCAACACTATGATGTGATCTATCCATATTGTGCTGATGGTAAAGTGATTTTAACTGATGTGAGATCTAGTCAGCAGTCTGACAAGATAGAGTGCCCAACCGCCGCTAAGAGTCCAAGTCAACACCAGGGAAGTAGCTACAGTGATGAGAAATCAAGTCAACGATTGACTGGATAG